In one window of Eggerthella guodeyinii DNA:
- a CDS encoding RNA polymerase sigma factor: MERHGDAVWRVCVLYFRAHTDAQDAFQDAFLKYALADHVAFNDDEHRKAWLIRVAANICKDMLKAAGRRVVPLDAAAEAACAPSSDPATQPASFSSEVVDAMRSLDDPPRTPLYLSLYEGYTAPEIAQMVDAPVNTVYSWLARGKKLLQEVLS; this comes from the coding sequence ATGGAGCGGCACGGCGACGCCGTGTGGCGCGTGTGCGTGCTGTACTTCCGCGCCCATACCGACGCCCAGGATGCCTTCCAAGACGCGTTCCTGAAGTACGCGCTCGCCGATCACGTGGCGTTCAACGACGACGAGCACCGCAAGGCCTGGCTCATTCGCGTGGCTGCCAATATATGCAAGGACATGCTCAAGGCCGCAGGCCGCCGCGTGGTGCCGCTCGATGCGGCGGCCGAAGCGGCCTGCGCGCCCTCGAGCGACCCGGCCACGCAACCAGCGTCGTTCTCCAGCGAGGTGGTGGACGCCATGCGCTCCCTCGACGATCCGCCCCGTACGCCCCTGTACCTCTCCCTGTACGAGGGGTACACCGCTCCCGAAATCGCGCAGATGGTGGATGCCCCCGTCAACACGGTGTACTCGTGGCTCGCGCGCGGAAAGAAGCTTTTGCAGGAGGTGCTGTCATGA